ATTAGTGGCTAACATTACTCTTTTGTTATCAGTTAGAATGAGTTATTATTATTTAAATTTATTTACAGGAACAGCTGCAGTGGGTATATTTTCAGCGGGAGTTTCGGTTACGGAATCTGTTTTATTATTAAGTTCAAGTGTTTCACTCATTATATTCATGCGAATTGCAAATTCCAGCGATACATTATTTGCACAGAATCTTACAATACGCTTATCCAAAATCTGTTTTATTTTAACACTGCCTTGCTTATTTCTCTTATTATTGTTGCCAAAAGATTTTTATAATTTCTTATTTGGTGAAGAATTCGCAACTATAAAAGATGTTATCATGGCACTGTCTGTTGGAATTGCTGCAATAAGTTTTTCCATGATTTACAGTCATTATTTTGCAGGTATGGGTAAATATCATATTAATGCCATAGCAAGTTCAATCTCCTTTAGTATTACCCTGGTAGCTGGTTATTTTATTATTCCAATATGGGGAATTACCGGAGCTGGGTGGGTTGCATCAATGGCATACCTTGCTTCTTCGGGTTTTCATTTTGTGGTGTTTTTAAAACATACGGGGGCTAATCCTTTGTATCTTGCCCCTACTTTGCGTGATATTTCTTTTTTCAATAAATATTTATTAAATTTCAACAGGAAAACTAATAGTTAATGTGCGGAATTGCAGGAATTGTAAATTTAAATAGAAGTGTAAATGTATCGAAGTCATTAAAACAAATGACCTCGACTATTGCCCACAGAGGACCAGATGACGAGGGGTTTGTGTTTTTTTCATCAAATGAAACATCCAAGGCAGGCAGTAAAAACACCCCTGAAAATATTTGGGCCACCAACCTGGATTATAAACCAATTGAACATATTGACAATGTAACCCGTGAATTTTCTATGGGCTTAGGTCACCGCAGGCTATCCATTTTAGACCTCTCACCTGCAGGCCATCAACCCATGTGCATCAACAACGAAAGCATTTGGATTACCTACAATGGTGAAATATATAATTTTATTGAATTAAGAACATCACTTGAAGAAAATGGTTATACATTCCATACCAATACAGACACTGAAGTAATATTAAATGCTTATAAACATTGGGGCTACAATTGCGTGGACCATTTCAACGGAATGTGGGCTTTTGTGATTTACGATAAGGCAAAGGACTGTCTTTTTGGATCAAGAGACAGATTAGGAGTAAAACCACTATATTATTACCTTGACCAAAATGCTTTTGTTTTTGCATCAGAACAAAAAGCCCTTGTTTCCTTGCCTTTTGTTAAAACAGGTATTAACCCAGCTGCTGTATTCGATTATTTTGTTTTGGATGAAATTGAATATGAAGAAGAAGGATTTTTTAAAAATATAATTGAACTTTCAGCTTCCAACTCTTTTACATTTGATTTAAAAACAGCAGAAATAAAAAAATGGTCCTATTATAATTTACCCTCAAATACGCAGCATGAATCCTATGGGGAGGAAAAAATGAAGGTATATTCCGAAAAATTATCCCAACTTTTGGATCAGGCAATTTCCTTGCGTTTACGCTCTGATGTTCCTGTAGGAACATGCCTTAGTGGTGGGCTGGATAGTTCTGCAATAACAGCCATTGCAACAAAGCATTTAAATGGAAAACCACTGGAAGTTTTCACAGCATCATTTAATGAAAAAAACATTGATGAAAGCCCTTGGGCACAAATGGTCGTAAACAGTACAGGAGCAATATGGAACAGGGTTTTTCCAAGCTCTGAAGAGTTAATGAATGACCTTGAAAATTTAACCTATTGCCAGGATATTCCCATTTGGTCAACAAGTACTTATGCACAATACCGGGTAATGCAACTTGTAAAAGAAAAAAACATTAAAGTTGTACTTGACGGACAAGGGGGTGATGAATTATTTGCAGGATATCCATCCCATTTGCCTTCTTTTTGGTGCGAATTATTAAACAATAAAAAGTACACACTTTTTTCAAAGGAATTATGCGCTCACAATGGTTTTTCAAAATCAGCAATTTACTTTATCAAGCAATATTTAAAGCAGTATGGAATTTACAAATTCCCCCCTTCCATTCAATCCTTTATCTTTAATAATTATTTTGATGAATTGAAATACTTAAAAAAAGATTTCAAGGAAAAAAATATTAACAGATTGAAAAAAAAGAATTCCAGGGAAAAAGTAAGTTTAAATGGCAGGCTGTTTTATGAGCTGAACAATAGTTTGTTAAAAAGTTATTTAAAATGTGAAGACCGCTGTTCAATGTATCATTCAGTTGAATCTCGGACCCCGTTTGCTGATGATCCAGCGCTCATTGAATTTTCTATGAATCTTTCGGGCTCATATAAAATTAAAAATGCAGTTCAAAAAGTTATTTTAAGAAATGCTGTTTCTTCCCTTTTACCTGAAAAAATAGTAAACAGGAGAGATAAAATGGGTTATGTGACCCCAAACAACAATTGGATTTCTGATTTAAAACCAAAAATTGCAACCATTTTTGACAATCCCCTGCTTTTGGATTTTCTTGATGTAGAAAAAATTAAAAAAGATTTTGACAAAATGTTTGACTCAAGAGACAAAAAGGAAAACGGTAAACTGTTTAAATTCATAAGTTTTGCAATGTGGGTAAATGTTTTTGAGGAAAACCTTAAAAAAACCTATTGAAATAAATTACCCTTTTTTTAGTTAACATACCCGGGAAACTCCAAGTGTTTGTTTTTTCTAAATTTGCATATTTATATTTATACAATGAAAAGACTAGCGCTTTTTTATATTCTTATACTTACAGTTAGTTTTTCCTGCAAAAAAGAAGATCCGATTCTTTCAAACAAAAACACCGCAATAACTATATCTTCCCCCGTTATTCGTTCACAATTGGAAAAAGGAAAAAAATATGATATTTCCTGGCATACTACCAAATCTGAAAAATTGAAAATTGAGCTGTTTAAGGGACAGCATTTTGTTCAGAATATATCCGTTTCTGAACCCAATACAGGTAATTTTCAATGGTTGATTACGCATGATTTAAAGCCGGATTCTTTATATAGGTTAAAAATAACCTGTTTGGAAAACAAAGAAATTACAGCATACAGCCATTTTTTTACCATTATTGGTGATAGTACTACAAAAAACATTATACCAGGAATAATTTATAACAACAATTGGATTAAAGGCAGCGATTGTTTAATTAACTGGGATGATAATATCAATGAAAATGTAAGGATAGATTTATTTTTAAATGGCATTTTATACATGAACATTGTTGAAGAAACCCTCAGTAATGGAACTTATGCCTGGTCAATCCCCACCAATTTACCTACTTCATCAAATTATCGTTTTAAGGTTAGCAGCATAATTCATACTGATTTATATGGGTTGAGTGATGTTATAAGAATATCCATGGAAAATGAGGTAAACCTTGTAAAAAATGGAAATTTTTCTAGCGATTCATTATGGTACTATTCTAATGCCCAGGTACCGGGGAGCAAAAGGTGGAATATACGTATTGAAAACAATTCAGGCGTTGCCCAGGTTGAATCTCTTCAATCATATGGGAGCATTTTGCAGGATTTGAATTTAATTCCTGGCAAGCAATACATAGTTAACTATACCTTAACTCCATTCAATGGTTTTATTGGAGGAGCAATCGTTAGTTCAAATAATATAAACAGGGCAGCAATTATCTGCATGATGGGTAGTAACACCGGAACAAGACGATATGCAACAGGTTCCTACAGTGATACAATAACTGCCAATGGAAGCTCTGTTAGTTTTAATATTATTGATCATCCTGCATCCTCACCAAATTCAGGGTTTTTATGCAAATTGGATAATGTTGAAGTCTTTGAAAATTAATCAGTTTATTAAAAACTACTAAAATGATAGAAGGAATAAAGCCAGATTTTAGTAAATTTAAAAAACAACATATAAAAATGGGTTTTAATCAAGCCGGAAACATTATTGCGAATATTCTTTTACTACTTGTTTTTATGACTTTAATTAATTCCTGTAAAAGGGATGAAATGATTTATGAAAACAATCATGATATAATTATTTCAACTCCCAAAGCACAATCAGTGCTTGAAAAAGGGGAATTTTACCAAATTAAATGGCAAACAGAAAAAGCTGAAAAATTAAGAATTGAACTTTATTTACAAAATACTCCGGTTCGGTTAATTTCTGTGTCTGAAAATAATTCAGGAAGTTATTCATGGCAAGTTCCTGATGACATAAAACCAGATACCAATTACCGGATAAGAATTACAGGAATTGACAACAATCAGCTTTCCGGATTCAGTCATTTTTTCATTATTTCAGGTGATTTTGGGACTAAATTTATTAATTGCTCTGATTTTATTTTCAACAATTGGGTAAAAGGAAGTGATAGCCTTATTTCCTGGACTGATAACATTGAAGAGGATGTTAAAATTGATTTGTTTTTAGATGGCGTTTTTCATTCAACCATTGCTCAGGCAACACCAAGCAATGGAAACTTTCTATGGTCTATTCCCCTTGCACTTGCTACCTCATCAAACTACAGCTTTAAAATAAGCAGCACAGTAAACCCTGGCATTTACAATTTAAGTGATGTATTTAGAATTTCATTAAACAGCGAAATTAACCTGGTTAAAAACGGCAATTTTATTAATGAAAACTTCTGGAATTATTCAAACCCGTTAACTAACCTTAAAAATCGCTGGAGCATTAACAGTGAATTAAAAACAGCAGAAATAATTTCTTTACAATCCAGTGGAAGTATTTTTCAGGAACTGGGATTAATTAATGGCCAAAAATATATCATTACTTATGCCTTAAGTAAATACAATGGTTATATAGGAGGGGCAAAAATAAATCCATCAGATACTTTCCGGGCTGCAATTGTTTGTTCCATTGGCACTAATTCCGGAGAAAATCGTTATTACGAAGGAATTTATACAGATACAATAATTGCTGCAGGATCTGCAATTAAATTTATGATATTTGAGCAGGCTTCCTCCTTTCCTAATTCAGGATTTTCATGCAAATTAGATAACATAGAGGTTTTTGCTGAATAATCTCAACATGATTTCTTTTTGACTGGAATTTGTTTCCTTCAAAATTCCTCATTTATGTTTTTGTAACTTTTTTTATGCCAATAATGCCTGATTCATCTGATACTTTGATAAAATAAATACCAATTGGAAATTCAACAATATTGACAATCATTTTTTCAGAAATTGAATATTTTTGATGGAAAACAACCTGGCCTAAATTATTAAGAATTTCTATTTCTTTTCCAACTATAAATTCTGACTCATAGACAATTACAATTTCGTTTTGTGAAGGGTTCGGAAAAACATGAATTTTATTCTCATTTAAATAGTATTTGGAAATATTTGTCTGTAAATCTTTGTTTGTAACAATATATCCACTGTCACCAACCGCAAACACTATTGAATCAGAATATGAGCTTATTGAATTTATAGGGTAATCAACATTTTGGAAAGTCCAAATTGAATTTCCGCTTGTTTCAAAAATCAATCCAGCCATTCCATTTGAAAAATTATCATAGGCAGCCCCTGAATAAAAAATGTAAAATTCATCCTTAATCTTGTATTTTTTGAAATTCAGAAGGAGTAATTCCGGTTTGATTTTTGAAAAATTTACTAAAATGGGCGGGGTCTTCAAATTTTAACTCGTAGGCCGATTCTTTAGCAGTTAAGCCTGAATTCAGAAGGCGTTTGGCTTCAAGGATTATTTGTTTATAAATCAGAAGACTTGCTGATTGATAGTTTTTCTAATACAAAACTACAGGGTTGTTTTTCCAACTTAATTTGATGAAATTAATTTATCTTTTGTTTAAATAAAATAGAAAAAAAGCAAAATTTGAAATTCTTTTTAAAGTTTTGTTAAGCAAATTAAGCCAGGCAGAAACATAATGGCCCAACCAGTTTATGTAAATAAAAAGAGAGGAAAAATCCTTTGATCTTCCCTCTCTTTTCTTTTGTAATCCTTTAAATATTACTCTTCAAAAGCAGCTAAAGTATTCTTAATAATGCTAATGCATTCCTGGATTTGCTCTTCCGTAATTACAAGTGGAGGTGCAAAACGAATTATATCTCCTTGAGTTTGTTTTGCAAGCAGCCCATTGTCTTTTAAAGCATAGCAAACATCTGCTGCATTTTTTCCACTTTTTGTAGGCTTTATAACAATTGCGTTCAACAAGCCCTTTCCTCTCACAGTAGTTATTAGTGGAGACTTTATTTCCAAAAGTCCTTTTCTTAATTGAGCACCAAGTTTTTCAGATTTGGCAGCAAGGTTTTCCTCAAGCACAACTTCAAGAGCTGCAATTGCCACAGCACCTGCAAGTGGATTTCCACCAAAAGTAGAACCATGATCACCTGGGCGGATGCAATTCATAATTTCATCATTGGCAAGAACTGCGGAAACAGGCAAAACTCCACCTGATAATGCTTTTCCTAAAATAAGTACATCCGGTTTCAAATTCTCATGGTCGCAGGCAAGCATTTTTCCAGTACGTGCAATACCAGTTTGAATTTCATCGGCAATAAACAACACATTATTGTCTTTGCATATTTTGGCACAGGCAGTTAAATATCCTTCATCGGGAACTACAACTCCTGCCTCACCTTGAATTGGTTCAACAAGAAATCCAGCCACATTTTTATCTTTTATTGCTTCCCTTAAAGCTTCAATATTGTTGTAAGGAATAACAACAAAACCTGGTGTAAAAGGACCAAAATCCTTTCTGGCACTTTTATCAGTAGAAGCAGAAATAATGGAAATAGTTCTTCCATGAAAATTCTTTTCACAAACTAAAATTATTGCTTGATTTTCAGGAATTCCTTTCTTTTCATAAGACCACCTTCTGCAAATCTTAATAGCAGTTTCAACAGCTTCAGCCCCGGTATTCATTGGTAAAACTTTATCAAAGCCAAAAAGTTCAGTTACATATTTCTCATATTGGCCAAGCACATCATTGTGAAAGGCCCTGGAAGTAAGTGTAAGTTTATCCGCCTGCTCCTTTAAAGCACTTATTATTTTTGGGTGGCAATGACCTTGGTTAACTGCTGAATATGCGGAAAGAAAATCAAAATATCTTTTGCCATCTACATCCCATAAAAAAACTCCTTCCCCCCTTTCAAGCACCACGGGTAATGGATGGTAATTGTGTGCTCCATGCTTTTCTTCAAGTTCAATAGCTTCTTTACTTGAAATGTTATGATTTATCATTGTTTCTCTGCTCATAAAAATAAATTTAAAAAATTATATTTGTTTCCTGCTTTTTTGCAGGGCTTTGTTCTTATTTTGGATTCACCTTATATCCCTTTTTTTCAAATTGACTTATTAAGCCATCTTCTCCTGCCAGGTGTGCAGCCCCCACCGCAATAAAAACAGATTTTTCTTTCATAATAACCTCTGCCCTTTCAGCCATGTTTATATTCCTTTTTGTAAGAAAAATTTCAACAAAATCATCCGACAATTCTTGATTTCTGGTCATTTCAAGCAATTTATCCAGGTCTGCGGCAATATAATCGGCCAACATTTTTTCCATTTCAAGTTCGCTCTGAACACTGTTTTTAACTGCATCAACAAGTCCTTCTGCCTGATCTTTGTATGAAATAGATCTAAAAGCATTAATTTGCTCCTCCATTGTTTCAAGACCTACAACAGGTTTATTTTGCTTTTTTGCCAGGGAATAAAAAAATAAATCAAGTG
This region of Bacteroidota bacterium genomic DNA includes:
- a CDS encoding oligosaccharide flippase family protein, with translation MFNKIASTFITRGISALISFAVLIITAKVLGAEIRGNISLLILGISFITMISQVAGGPALIYLIPKSNISSLVGVSYIWAAISCLVFSFILSATNFIPEFFFYHLLFISLLQCLSHLHLVILLGKEKINIHNLIVLAQVFTHIIFMAFFVFIWDQKTIESFIWSIYISNILTYILSLIAIQKYFVKFNLFELPGLLKTMFKNGTYTLVANITLLLSVRMSYYYLNLFTGTAAVGIFSAGVSVTESVLLLSSSVSLIIFMRIANSSDTLFAQNLTIRLSKICFILTLPCLFLLLLLPKDFYNFLFGEEFATIKDVIMALSVGIAAISFSMIYSHYFAGMGKYHINAIASSISFSITLVAGYFIIPIWGITGAGWVASMAYLASSGFHFVVFLKHTGANPLYLAPTLRDISFFNKYLLNFNRKTNS
- the asnB gene encoding asparagine synthase (glutamine-hydrolyzing); the encoded protein is MCGIAGIVNLNRSVNVSKSLKQMTSTIAHRGPDDEGFVFFSSNETSKAGSKNTPENIWATNLDYKPIEHIDNVTREFSMGLGHRRLSILDLSPAGHQPMCINNESIWITYNGEIYNFIELRTSLEENGYTFHTNTDTEVILNAYKHWGYNCVDHFNGMWAFVIYDKAKDCLFGSRDRLGVKPLYYYLDQNAFVFASEQKALVSLPFVKTGINPAAVFDYFVLDEIEYEEEGFFKNIIELSASNSFTFDLKTAEIKKWSYYNLPSNTQHESYGEEKMKVYSEKLSQLLDQAISLRLRSDVPVGTCLSGGLDSSAITAIATKHLNGKPLEVFTASFNEKNIDESPWAQMVVNSTGAIWNRVFPSSEELMNDLENLTYCQDIPIWSTSTYAQYRVMQLVKEKNIKVVLDGQGGDELFAGYPSHLPSFWCELLNNKKYTLFSKELCAHNGFSKSAIYFIKQYLKQYGIYKFPPSIQSFIFNNYFDELKYLKKDFKEKNINRLKKKNSREKVSLNGRLFYELNNSLLKSYLKCEDRCSMYHSVESRTPFADDPALIEFSMNLSGSYKIKNAVQKVILRNAVSSLLPEKIVNRRDKMGYVTPNNNWISDLKPKIATIFDNPLLLDFLDVEKIKKDFDKMFDSRDKKENGKLFKFISFAMWVNVFEENLKKTY
- a CDS encoding T9SS type A sorting domain-containing protein, coding for MKTPPILVNFSKIKPELLLLNFKKYKIKDEFYIFYSGAAYDNFSNGMAGLIFETSGNSIWTFQNVDYPINSISSYSDSIVFAVGDSGYIVTNKDLQTNISKYYLNENKIHVFPNPSQNEIVIVYESEFIVGKEIEILNNLGQVVFHQKYSISEKMIVNIVEFPIGIYFIKVSDESGIIGIKKVTKT
- a CDS encoding AraC family transcriptional regulator; the protein is MIYKQIILEAKRLLNSGLTAKESAYELKFEDPAHFSKFFKNQTGITPSEFQKIQD
- the rocD gene encoding ornithine--oxo-acid transaminase, which encodes MINHNISSKEAIELEEKHGAHNYHPLPVVLERGEGVFLWDVDGKRYFDFLSAYSAVNQGHCHPKIISALKEQADKLTLTSRAFHNDVLGQYEKYVTELFGFDKVLPMNTGAEAVETAIKICRRWSYEKKGIPENQAIILVCEKNFHGRTISIISASTDKSARKDFGPFTPGFVVIPYNNIEALREAIKDKNVAGFLVEPIQGEAGVVVPDEGYLTACAKICKDNNVLFIADEIQTGIARTGKMLACDHENLKPDVLILGKALSGGVLPVSAVLANDEIMNCIRPGDHGSTFGGNPLAGAVAIAALEVVLEENLAAKSEKLGAQLRKGLLEIKSPLITTVRGKGLLNAIVIKPTKSGKNAADVCYALKDNGLLAKQTQGDIIRFAPPLVITEEQIQECISIIKNTLAAFEE